The Carnobacterium divergens genome includes a window with the following:
- a CDS encoding AEC family transporter has product MNLGEIIKTTLTDMNIISAITSTVFIIMLGFFCRKKGIFSAEVGKLLSKVVLTVALPALAFNAFMQDIDPDTLKQGMNVLIWGIAIYIILIFVSKPFFLSYKGDKQDTLRVLTIFGSTTFFGTPIVSAIYGPVGVMFSSIFNIGYRIFLYSYGYIKMSGLKMELKNIKTMFLNPIVIATFAGLFIWIFQGYLPQVTVAGIDGGAAHQVAFLRIDQTALWLFKPMTYLAGLASPLAWLSIGSTLGEVSFKKAASDKTSWYYSVVKVILVPAINIVLLALLTVTHILPVSYEALATIVIMMATPTATVAAAYAISFDKDALLASNASLISTVTAVVMTPIWIVILEVISKTGLF; this is encoded by the coding sequence ATGAACCTTGGTGAAATTATCAAAACTACTTTAACCGATATGAATATTATTAGTGCTATCACTTCAACTGTCTTTATCATTATGCTTGGCTTCTTTTGCAGAAAGAAAGGAATTTTTTCAGCAGAAGTTGGGAAATTACTTTCTAAAGTCGTTTTAACTGTTGCCCTTCCTGCCTTAGCTTTTAACGCTTTTATGCAAGATATTGATCCTGACACATTAAAACAAGGTATGAACGTTTTGATTTGGGGAATTGCAATCTATATTATCTTGATTTTCGTTTCAAAACCATTTTTCCTTAGCTACAAAGGAGATAAACAAGATACTTTACGTGTTTTAACTATTTTCGGCTCTACAACATTCTTTGGAACACCTATCGTAAGTGCCATCTACGGACCAGTTGGTGTGATGTTCAGTTCAATCTTTAACATTGGTTACCGTATCTTCCTTTATTCATATGGCTACATTAAAATGAGTGGCTTAAAAATGGAACTTAAAAATATTAAAACAATGTTCTTAAACCCAATCGTTATCGCTACATTCGCTGGACTTTTCATCTGGATTTTCCAAGGTTACTTGCCACAAGTAACTGTTGCTGGTATTGATGGTGGAGCTGCTCATCAAGTGGCGTTCCTACGTATCGACCAAACTGCATTATGGTTATTCAAACCTATGACTTATCTTGCTGGACTTGCTTCACCTCTTGCTTGGTTATCCATTGGTTCAACTCTTGGCGAAGTAAGTTTCAAAAAAGCTGCTTCTGATAAAACTTCTTGGTACTACAGTGTTGTCAAAGTAATCTTAGTCCCTGCAATTAACATCGTATTACTAGCTCTACTAACTGTCACTCATATTTTACCAGTAAGCTACGAAGCTCTTGCTACGATCGTAATTATGATGGCTACACCAACTGCAACGGTTGCTGCTGCTTATGCCATTAGCTTTGACAAAGATGCCTTACTTGCCTCAAATGCTTCTCTAATTTCCACTGTTACGGCTGTTGTAATGACACCTATCTGGATTGTTATTTTAGAAGTAATCAGTAAAACTGGCTTATTTTAA
- a CDS encoding 2-hydroxyacid dehydrogenase, protein MQIACYGVRPNEVAFFNNLNKYNFNLTLIEDLLTHDNIETAEHHEAVLLRGNCVADRQNIEKMAQYGVKYLFTRTVGFNHIDLEAASEYNMEVARVPSYSPNAIAELSLTLAMMLLRHTAYATMRTANKNFIVDSEMFSREIRNCTVGIIGTGKIGLTEAKLFKGLGAKVIGYDVFESDAAKEVLEFKDLDTLLAESDVVSMHVPYFPGQNDKMINADFLGKMKNDAILINTARGELQDDDAILAALEANELAGFGTDVFANEKDLFFKEFAPWEPLPSPTVQRLVDMYPRVLVTPHIGSNTDEALSNMIETSFDNFNDILTTGQTENNVPLPTMA, encoded by the coding sequence ATTCAAATCGCTTGTTACGGAGTACGCCCAAATGAAGTAGCTTTCTTCAATAACTTAAACAAATACAACTTCAACTTAACGTTGATTGAAGACTTATTAACACATGACAATATTGAAACTGCTGAACATCATGAAGCTGTGTTACTACGTGGAAACTGTGTTGCTGATCGTCAAAACATTGAAAAAATGGCCCAATATGGTGTGAAATATTTATTCACTAGAACGGTTGGCTTTAATCATATCGATTTAGAAGCAGCTAGTGAATACAATATGGAAGTAGCTCGTGTCCCTTCTTATTCACCAAATGCAATCGCTGAACTTTCATTGACTTTAGCAATGATGTTATTACGCCACACCGCTTACGCTACCATGAGAACAGCCAACAAAAACTTTATCGTTGATAGCGAAATGTTTAGTCGTGAAATTCGTAATTGTACCGTTGGAATTATCGGAACGGGTAAAATTGGTTTAACTGAAGCAAAATTATTCAAAGGCTTAGGCGCTAAAGTAATTGGTTACGATGTCTTTGAAAGTGACGCTGCAAAAGAAGTTCTTGAATTTAAAGATTTAGATACTTTATTAGCAGAAAGTGACGTTGTCAGCATGCACGTTCCTTACTTCCCTGGACAAAATGATAAAATGATCAATGCAGACTTTTTAGGAAAAATGAAAAATGATGCCATTTTAATCAACACTGCTCGCGGTGAATTGCAAGATGATGACGCCATTTTAGCAGCACTTGAAGCAAATGAATTAGCTGGTTTTGGAACAGATGTCTTTGCTAATGAAAAAGACTTATTCTTTAAAGAATTCGCTCCTTGGGAACCACTTCCAAGTCCAACTGTTCAACGTTTAGTCGATATGTATCCTCGTGTGCTTGTAACTCCTCATATCGGTTCAAATACAGACGAAGCTTTATCAAACATGATTGAAACAAGTTTTGATAACTTCAACGATATTTTAACAACCGGACAAACTGAAAACAATGTTCCTTTGCCAACAATGGCTTAA
- a CDS encoding response regulator: protein MTKVLIIEDDPMVAMLNQQYIQQLSAVEIVGNVRNVADARVILDHETVDLLLLDVYLPGMTGIEFLAELHETKKELSVILITAANDVATVKEAIYYGVVDYLIKPFTFERFKVAFTKYLELNKVFQEDEKTNQTRLDKFFNVGQLSEQRATQAHEDLPKGLSKLTLKKIQAQINQEKVHFSTESLASKVGLSRISTKKYLAFLAEIGYLTEEMEYREVGRPITLYKKNKDQQQVIEKYL, encoded by the coding sequence GTGACCAAAGTCTTAATAATTGAAGATGATCCGATGGTAGCGATGTTGAATCAGCAATACATTCAACAGCTTTCGGCAGTTGAAATCGTTGGAAATGTCCGAAACGTTGCAGATGCTAGAGTGATTCTTGATCATGAAACGGTTGATTTGTTGCTATTAGATGTTTACTTGCCGGGGATGACAGGCATTGAGTTTTTAGCAGAACTGCATGAAACAAAAAAAGAACTATCTGTTATCCTAATCACGGCTGCCAATGATGTGGCTACGGTTAAAGAAGCGATATATTATGGTGTGGTGGATTATTTAATCAAGCCATTTACTTTTGAACGCTTTAAAGTAGCCTTTACTAAATACTTGGAGCTAAACAAGGTGTTTCAAGAAGATGAAAAAACCAATCAAACGCGTTTAGATAAATTTTTTAATGTAGGTCAGCTTTCAGAGCAACGGGCTACACAAGCGCACGAAGACCTACCCAAAGGCTTGTCAAAATTAACATTGAAAAAAATTCAAGCTCAAATTAACCAAGAAAAAGTTCATTTTTCAACGGAATCACTTGCTAGTAAAGTAGGATTATCTAGAATATCTACCAAAAAATACCTCGCTTTTTTAGCTGAAATTGGTTACCTGACAGAGGAAATGGAATACCGTGAAGTAGGGCGCCCTATCACGCTTTATAAGAAAAATAAAGACCAACAACAAGTCATTGAAAAATATTTATAA
- a CDS encoding ATP-binding protein: protein MGKKQRKESMIKYRNSRKLSLQSTIIFVVVCATVVSLIVSAILIRNYVVEKEYANTKEKIATVANLVAANTEVQGGITGTVSNNTLQDFSLEVSKMTNVDFVVVLNKDLIRLSHPDATVIGQPFSNLADAKKTLSGKGHYSVQEGVLGDGIRYFSPVKNDQGEVIGVVCVGLTLATVNKEVEAAQSKILIGLLLGLIVGVVGAIFLAQKVKLILFGLEPSEIATRLGEKEIIEDEVSEGIVAIDAYKNVMLVNREATQMFKKMNLQMDVAVNQPLEEHLYTVLFEEIFNTHVKIKDQVLYLNGLEVIASIAPMFIEGNFYGAVATFRDQSEMQHMIHELSGTQQYIDSLRAQTHEFMNKMHVILGLIELQKYEEVTGFIQQLSYDYQEEVGFVTEKIKVPAVAGFILGKINEAKEQDVDIVLAEASYLPELKMGNSIHILLQILGNLLDNAKEAVINQELKTVELLLNYDLEGEIFIIQVTDTGVGIPLEIKEKMFKRGFSTKGEHRGFGLNLIQKIVTNHQGFIEVTTNEPQGTRFYIELPYEMGEEE from the coding sequence ATGGGGAAAAAACAGCGAAAAGAGTCAATGATTAAATATCGAAATAGCCGTAAGCTCTCATTGCAAAGTACGATTATTTTTGTAGTCGTGTGTGCGACGGTTGTATCATTAATTGTATCGGCTATCTTAATTCGCAATTACGTTGTCGAAAAAGAATATGCGAATACGAAAGAAAAGATTGCAACCGTAGCGAATCTGGTTGCTGCAAATACAGAGGTTCAAGGTGGTATTACGGGAACCGTTTCTAACAATACTTTACAAGACTTTTCATTAGAAGTGTCAAAAATGACCAATGTTGATTTTGTAGTTGTTCTAAATAAAGACTTGATTCGGCTTTCTCATCCCGATGCAACAGTAATCGGACAACCCTTTTCAAACTTAGCAGATGCAAAAAAAACACTGTCGGGTAAGGGACATTATTCTGTTCAAGAGGGTGTTTTAGGAGATGGGATTCGTTACTTTAGCCCCGTGAAAAACGATCAAGGAGAGGTAATTGGTGTCGTTTGCGTAGGGTTGACACTTGCAACAGTGAATAAAGAAGTAGAAGCAGCTCAAAGTAAGATTCTAATTGGCTTATTGTTAGGATTGATTGTAGGCGTTGTAGGCGCAATCTTCTTAGCTCAAAAAGTAAAATTAATCTTATTCGGTTTAGAACCAAGTGAAATTGCAACCCGTTTAGGTGAAAAAGAAATTATTGAAGACGAGGTTAGTGAAGGGATCGTAGCGATTGATGCCTATAAAAACGTAATGCTAGTGAATCGTGAGGCTACCCAGATGTTCAAAAAAATGAACCTTCAAATGGACGTTGCTGTAAATCAACCACTAGAAGAGCACTTATACACGGTTTTATTTGAAGAAATTTTTAATACACATGTAAAAATAAAAGATCAAGTTCTTTATTTAAATGGTTTAGAAGTGATTGCAAGTATTGCACCGATGTTTATTGAGGGGAATTTTTATGGAGCAGTGGCCACCTTTAGAGATCAGTCAGAAATGCAACATATGATTCATGAGCTTAGCGGAACGCAACAATATATTGATTCATTACGAGCACAAACCCATGAATTTATGAATAAGATGCATGTAATCTTAGGCTTAATTGAATTACAAAAATATGAGGAAGTAACCGGGTTTATTCAACAGTTAAGCTATGACTACCAAGAAGAAGTTGGATTTGTAACAGAAAAAATCAAAGTCCCTGCAGTAGCAGGCTTTATCCTTGGGAAAATCAATGAGGCAAAAGAACAAGATGTAGATATTGTACTAGCTGAAGCCTCTTATTTACCAGAACTTAAAATGGGCAACAGTATTCATATTTTATTGCAAATTTTAGGGAATCTTCTCGATAACGCTAAAGAGGCCGTGATAAACCAAGAGTTAAAAACCGTAGAACTTTTATTGAATTATGATTTAGAAGGAGAAATTTTTATTATTCAAGTAACCGATACAGGTGTTGGTATTCCACTTGAAATAAAAGAAAAGATGTTTAAAAGAGGCTTTTCAACAAAAGGTGAGCATCGTGGATTCGGCTTAAATCTCATTCAAAAAATTGTGACGAATCATCAAGGATTTATTGAAGTAACGACAAATGAACCACAAGGAACACGTTTTTATATTGAATTACCGTATGAAATGGGGGAAGAAGAGTGA
- the mscL gene encoding large conductance mechanosensitive channel protein MscL, whose protein sequence is MFKNFMNEFKEFALRGNVLDLAVGVVIGGAFSAIVTSLVKNIITPLIGIILGGHDISGLMVKVGTAELTYGAFLQSIIDFVIIAFAIFIFIKLINTLTTKFKKPTEEVVEEPAIEASEEYLKEIRDLLALQAKNNQQN, encoded by the coding sequence ATGTTTAAAAATTTTATGAATGAGTTTAAAGAATTTGCGTTACGTGGAAACGTACTTGACTTAGCTGTTGGGGTTGTTATCGGGGGGGCTTTTAGTGCCATCGTCACTTCATTAGTAAAAAATATCATCACGCCTTTAATTGGAATTATCTTAGGTGGACATGATATTTCTGGTTTAATGGTTAAAGTGGGAACTGCTGAATTAACTTACGGTGCTTTCTTACAATCAATTATTGATTTCGTTATTATTGCATTTGCTATTTTTATCTTTATTAAACTAATCAATACACTTACTACTAAATTCAAAAAACCTACTGAAGAAGTGGTTGAAGAACCTGCCATTGAAGCTTCTGAAGAATACTTGAAAGAAATTCGTGATTTACTAGCTTTACAAGCTAAAAACAATCAACAAAACTAA
- a CDS encoding YdeI/OmpD-associated family protein: MKIDNILKVTSRQELRDWLITNCETAKYCWITVSIQPEVNKLLYLDAVEEALCFGWIDGIKKKLDGQLVQRLSPRSTKSNWTELNKERVRRLEKQGLMTDFGAKVLPNMDPSSFVIDEQILRRLKEDLEVYKNFTAFPELYQRIRIDTIQSNKKETDLFEKRLTRLIENTKLNKMYGSWHDDKRLLDS, translated from the coding sequence ATGAAAATAGATAACATACTCAAAGTTACAAGTAGGCAGGAATTACGTGATTGGCTGATAACTAATTGTGAAACAGCTAAGTATTGTTGGATAACGGTAAGTATTCAACCTGAAGTCAATAAACTGCTCTATTTAGATGCTGTAGAAGAAGCGTTGTGTTTTGGGTGGATTGATGGAATTAAAAAGAAATTAGATGGACAACTAGTTCAACGATTAAGTCCAAGATCAACCAAAAGCAATTGGACAGAATTAAATAAAGAACGTGTTCGAAGATTAGAGAAACAAGGATTGATGACTGATTTTGGTGCAAAAGTACTTCCAAACATGGATCCGTCTTCTTTTGTAATAGATGAACAAATCCTTCGACGTTTAAAAGAAGACTTAGAAGTTTATAAAAATTTCACAGCCTTTCCTGAGTTATATCAAAGAATTCGTATCGATACAATCCAAAGCAATAAAAAAGAAACGGATTTATTTGAGAAAAGACTAACTAGATTGATTGAAAATACAAAACTGAATAAAATGTATGGTTCTTGGCATGATGATAAGAGACTACTCGATTCCTAA
- a CDS encoding glycosyl hydrolase family 18 protein — translation MKKGNLFKKGLILGVTACSLFLVQQLKVNAADDASVMPSIENKQILMGFWHNWQANPNDGYKRGSSAEIALRDTPDAYNVVAVAFMKGEGIPTFKPYKGTDAEFRQQVGELNKAGKPVLISLGGADAHVQLKNGDETAFANELIRLVETYGFDGIDIDLEQAAITAGDNKTVIPKALKIVKAHYKAQNQNFIISMAPEFPYLKPGNAYESYLTSLKDEYDFIAPQLYNQGGDGVWVDEISKWVTQNDDAYKYEFLYYMADSLIHGTRGFLQIPASKLAIGLPANNDAGASGYVKDPQVVYNVFDQLKKDGNPIKGLMTWSINWDLGKDVNGVAYNQGFSKAYDTLINGGGGVADTEKPSAPTNVKASNITANQVQLDWTASTDNIGVTSYQILRDGVIVGTAKGTTYSDSGLKPATSYSYQIKATDRAGNISLGSTLLSVKTIEGPEVPSNEWDATKTYVAGDKVTYKGKGYQAQWWTKGEEPGLATSIVWKAI, via the coding sequence ATGAAAAAGGGAAACTTGTTTAAAAAAGGATTAATTTTAGGAGTAACAGCATGTTCTTTATTTTTAGTTCAGCAATTAAAGGTAAATGCGGCAGATGATGCTTCAGTCATGCCAAGTATTGAAAATAAACAGATTTTAATGGGATTTTGGCATAACTGGCAAGCCAATCCTAATGATGGATATAAACGTGGTTCTTCAGCAGAAATTGCATTGAGAGATACACCAGACGCATATAATGTTGTTGCAGTAGCCTTTATGAAAGGGGAAGGAATTCCAACTTTTAAACCTTACAAAGGAACAGATGCAGAATTTCGCCAGCAAGTCGGAGAACTAAATAAAGCGGGCAAACCGGTTTTGATTTCATTAGGTGGAGCGGATGCTCATGTGCAATTAAAAAATGGCGATGAAACAGCATTTGCAAATGAACTGATTCGTTTAGTCGAAACCTATGGCTTTGATGGAATTGATATCGATTTAGAACAAGCAGCCATTACAGCAGGAGATAACAAAACGGTTATTCCTAAAGCTCTAAAAATCGTGAAAGCACATTACAAAGCTCAAAATCAAAACTTTATTATTAGCATGGCACCAGAATTCCCTTATTTAAAACCTGGAAATGCGTATGAATCTTATTTAACTTCATTAAAAGATGAGTATGATTTTATCGCACCACAATTGTACAACCAAGGTGGAGATGGTGTTTGGGTAGATGAAATCAGCAAATGGGTCACCCAAAATGATGATGCTTATAAATATGAATTTCTTTATTATATGGCAGATTCTTTAATTCATGGGACACGAGGCTTCTTACAAATTCCAGCTTCAAAATTAGCAATCGGTTTACCAGCTAATAATGATGCAGGAGCATCAGGTTATGTTAAAGATCCACAAGTAGTGTATAACGTCTTTGATCAATTAAAAAAAGACGGCAATCCTATTAAAGGGCTGATGACTTGGTCGATTAACTGGGATTTAGGCAAGGATGTCAATGGCGTTGCTTACAATCAAGGATTTTCAAAAGCGTATGATACATTGATTAACGGTGGTGGAGGTGTGGCAGATACGGAAAAGCCATCAGCTCCAACGAATGTAAAAGCGAGTAACATAACCGCTAACCAAGTTCAGTTGGATTGGACAGCATCAACAGACAATATTGGCGTGACAAGTTACCAAATTCTACGCGATGGCGTCATCGTTGGAACTGCAAAGGGGACAACATACAGCGATAGCGGTTTAAAACCAGCTACTAGTTACAGTTATCAAATCAAAGCAACCGATCGTGCGGGAAACATATCATTAGGGAGTACATTACTTTCGGTGAAAACGATAGAAGGTCCTGAAGTTCCAAGTAATGAATGGGATGCAACCAAAACCTATGTCGCAGGGGATAAGGTTACCTACAAAGGAAAAGGCTACCAAGCACAGTGGTGGACTAAAGGAGAAGAGCCAGGTTTAGCTACTTCAATTGTTTGGAAAGCGATTTAA
- a CDS encoding YhgE/Pip domain-containing protein gives MKHFKNVFELYRLDWQRIFKNPFAFLLIVAMIIIPSLYAWFNIAALWDPYSNTSELKIAVYSADKTASIKDTKINIGDKLIASLHDNHNLGWEFVDSKKELDKGVKSGKFYAGIYIPKTFSADLLSFVKGDIKKPTIDYSVNEKINAIAPKITDKGASTLQETISQEFVSTVSKTVVSEFNAIGIDLDNNLPAITKISNLVLDLNNNLDTIDGYTKEVVDLQGKMPEMKDKLAKANEFIDYLPEINQVTQKVVEVNQLLPQFDRTGELILSLQTKIPEIQNAGTQLAKIDQDFDGIANTLNEGITEANGALSIISDVQKILPDVTKLGEQASGMVSTVKEILPKLKQAFAAIKTAIDSGLNVITNIASTVKEVVSSLQTFIDKAELTPEDKATIKQILNRLSENLTSANALIGNLIDNLTQLQTAAGNQDLAPVIEDLKKVQTALQSLQQKVQKLYDTIDTLTTEQIKQQLTEISNSADAFINAVSVVENAGISDKVDRLITQLSDALDNAGNVLNSANTEIPTIDGLLTSTSGTITNAIAYLQKYQQELPALKQEIHDANTILNGNMDLIIGGINKGADFYKNDFPGIKEHLNKATAFIQNDLPGVESDLTKTLSMVNEKFPDVETALNAASELITNDWPSIRTGIEKAATVVKEQQQNVDLGEIIKLLKADANAESDFLSKPVQMKQHSFYPIPNYGSASAPFYTALCLWVGGLLFSNIASTEFVLSDKDKKRFSKREQYSARMLSFLSVGFFQALIVALGNLYLLHTYTAEKGWFVLMTIFVGLVFMSILYILAAVFGNLGKGVGIILLVLSISGGGGNFPIELSGKFFQMINPLLPFTYAVNLLREPVGGIYWANAWTYITVLLLFGLVIGIFGIIFQPYISVYVKRLHAAVNESKFFH, from the coding sequence ATGAAGCACTTTAAAAATGTCTTTGAACTGTATCGTTTAGATTGGCAACGTATTTTTAAAAATCCCTTTGCCTTTCTTTTAATTGTTGCCATGATTATTATCCCCTCACTCTACGCATGGTTTAACATCGCGGCTCTATGGGATCCGTATAGCAATACGAGTGAATTAAAAATTGCCGTTTATAGTGCAGATAAAACCGCTTCGATTAAAGACACAAAAATCAATATTGGCGATAAATTAATTGCCTCTCTTCACGACAATCACAATTTAGGTTGGGAATTTGTGGACTCAAAGAAAGAGCTAGATAAAGGAGTAAAAAGTGGCAAGTTTTATGCCGGAATTTACATTCCAAAAACTTTTTCTGCTGATTTATTAAGTTTTGTTAAGGGGGATATCAAAAAACCAACCATTGATTACAGCGTCAATGAAAAAATCAATGCGATTGCGCCTAAAATAACTGATAAAGGCGCTTCCACATTACAAGAAACTATTTCTCAAGAGTTTGTGTCGACCGTCAGTAAAACAGTGGTCTCTGAGTTTAACGCCATTGGTATTGACTTAGATAATAATTTGCCAGCTATTACAAAAATTTCAAATCTTGTTCTCGATTTAAATAATAACTTAGACACAATAGACGGCTACACAAAAGAAGTGGTTGACCTTCAAGGAAAAATGCCAGAAATGAAAGACAAATTGGCTAAAGCAAATGAGTTTATTGATTATTTACCAGAAATTAACCAAGTTACCCAAAAGGTTGTTGAGGTCAATCAGTTGCTTCCTCAATTTGATCGAACTGGCGAACTCATTTTATCTCTACAAACAAAAATCCCAGAAATTCAAAATGCTGGAACCCAACTTGCAAAAATCGATCAAGATTTTGACGGAATCGCCAATACTTTAAATGAAGGTATTACTGAAGCTAATGGTGCTTTAAGCATTATTTCTGATGTTCAAAAAATTCTACCTGACGTCACTAAATTAGGTGAGCAGGCAAGTGGTATGGTCTCTACTGTAAAGGAAATTTTACCCAAGTTAAAACAAGCTTTTGCGGCAATTAAAACGGCGATTGATTCTGGACTGAATGTCATAACGAATATTGCTTCAACGGTTAAAGAGGTTGTCTCTTCCTTACAAACTTTTATTGACAAAGCAGAATTAACCCCTGAAGATAAAGCCACTATCAAACAAATTTTAAATCGTCTAAGTGAAAACTTAACATCAGCAAATGCTTTAATTGGCAATTTGATTGATAATTTAACACAATTGCAAACCGCAGCGGGCAATCAAGATTTAGCGCCCGTTATTGAAGACCTAAAAAAAGTCCAAACGGCGCTCCAATCCCTCCAACAGAAAGTACAAAAACTTTATGATACCATTGATACCTTAACAACCGAACAAATCAAACAGCAATTAACTGAAATCAGCAATTCGGCTGACGCCTTTATCAATGCTGTTTCAGTCGTTGAAAATGCAGGAATTAGTGACAAAGTAGACCGTTTAATAACACAATTAAGCGATGCTTTAGATAACGCAGGCAATGTATTAAACTCTGCAAATACAGAAATTCCAACTATCGATGGCCTGCTAACGAGTACCTCTGGTACGATTACAAATGCCATTGCTTATTTACAAAAATACCAACAAGAACTACCTGCTTTAAAACAAGAAATTCATGATGCAAACACGATTTTAAATGGCAATATGGATTTAATTATCGGTGGCATTAACAAGGGTGCTGATTTTTATAAAAATGATTTTCCAGGCATCAAAGAGCATTTAAACAAGGCCACCGCCTTTATCCAAAATGATTTGCCTGGGGTTGAAAGTGATTTAACTAAAACACTTTCAATGGTGAACGAGAAATTCCCTGATGTTGAAACAGCCTTAAACGCAGCTAGCGAACTTATTACAAACGATTGGCCTTCTATTCGAACAGGAATTGAAAAAGCAGCTACCGTTGTAAAAGAACAGCAACAAAATGTTGATTTAGGCGAAATCATCAAGCTACTCAAGGCTGATGCAAATGCTGAAAGTGATTTCTTATCCAAACCTGTTCAGATGAAACAACATTCTTTCTATCCAATTCCTAATTATGGATCGGCTAGTGCGCCTTTCTATACAGCTCTTTGTCTATGGGTGGGAGGCTTACTTTTTTCAAATATTGCTAGTACAGAATTTGTCCTGTCGGATAAAGATAAAAAGCGCTTTTCAAAAAGAGAACAATATTCAGCACGTATGTTAAGCTTCCTATCCGTTGGCTTTTTCCAAGCGTTGATTGTTGCTTTAGGCAATCTCTACTTGCTACACACCTATACTGCTGAAAAAGGCTGGTTTGTTTTGATGACCATCTTTGTTGGTCTCGTCTTTATGTCGATTTTATACATTCTCGCTGCTGTCTTTGGAAATCTCGGAAAAGGTGTGGGAATTATCTTACTTGTCCTCTCGATTTCAGGAGGTGGTGGAAACTTCCCAATTGAATTATCCGGGAAATTTTTCCAAATGATTAATCCCTTGTTGCCCTTTACTTACGCAGTTAACCTCTTACGAGAACCTGTTGGTGGTATTTACTGGGCAAATGCTTGGACGTACATTACCGTCCTGTTGCTGTTTGGGTTAGTCATTGGCATCTTTGGAATTATTTTCCAACCTTATATTAGCGTCTACGTTAAACGATTGCATGCAGCCGTTAATGAAAGTAAATTTTTCCATTAA
- a CDS encoding DUF916 and DUF3324 domain-containing protein, producing the protein MSNLKKKIAFLCIIFIGVLSLIPQVNASQLKFSVEPIIPENQNDLSKTYFDLRVKPEEKQVLKVHMRNDTDKEVTVEPSVHAATTNINGVVEYGESNTKLNKTSQYNIEEIVKPAVKEVTIPANGATDLELTVEVPKDGFNGILAGGITLKEKDTHEEKKKQEGQGLAIENKYAYVVAVVLNESETQVDSELTLEKVAPNQVNARNVINATLQNTKPKYMNQLSIDSKVTKKGDKEVLYASKKEGMQMAPNTSFDYPVSLNGEKLKAGDYTLSMTAKSMGETWKFKKDFTIKSEVAKAFNEKDVTVKKDYTWLYILIGSLLILIAIFLIWFIIRKKKKEKQKREEQRKKEQRRRNAKRKRNAQKMKQQERNQ; encoded by the coding sequence GTGTCAAATTTAAAGAAAAAAATTGCATTTTTATGTATTATTTTTATTGGAGTGCTCAGTTTGATTCCGCAAGTAAATGCTTCGCAATTAAAATTTAGTGTCGAACCTATTATTCCAGAAAATCAAAACGATTTATCAAAAACTTATTTTGATTTGCGTGTGAAACCTGAAGAGAAGCAAGTGTTAAAAGTTCATATGCGTAATGACACTGATAAGGAAGTGACGGTAGAGCCTTCTGTTCATGCAGCAACTACGAATATCAATGGTGTAGTTGAATATGGGGAATCAAACACAAAATTAAATAAAACAAGTCAATACAATATTGAGGAAATCGTGAAACCAGCAGTCAAAGAGGTTACGATTCCAGCAAATGGTGCAACGGATTTGGAGTTAACAGTTGAAGTTCCTAAGGACGGATTTAACGGTATATTAGCTGGCGGAATTACTTTAAAAGAAAAAGATACCCATGAAGAAAAGAAAAAACAAGAAGGTCAAGGCTTAGCAATTGAAAATAAATATGCATATGTGGTGGCGGTAGTCTTAAATGAATCAGAAACACAAGTTGATTCAGAATTAACATTAGAAAAAGTTGCACCTAATCAAGTCAATGCGCGAAACGTCATTAATGCAACGCTTCAAAATACAAAACCTAAATATATGAATCAATTATCAATTGATTCAAAAGTAACAAAAAAAGGGGACAAAGAAGTTTTATATGCTTCAAAAAAAGAAGGAATGCAAATGGCGCCCAATACGTCATTTGACTATCCGGTATCTTTAAACGGTGAAAAATTAAAAGCAGGAGACTACACGTTGTCAATGACTGCAAAATCAATGGGAGAAACTTGGAAATTTAAAAAAGATTTCACCATCAAATCAGAAGTAGCTAAAGCCTTTAATGAAAAAGATGTCACCGTCAAAAAAGATTATACATGGTTGTATATCTTAATTGGTAGTTTATTAATTTTAATTGCGATCTTTTTAATTTGGTTTATTATAAGAAAGAAAAAGAAGGAAAAACAAAAACGAGAAGAGCAAAGAAAAAAAGAGCAAAGAAGAAGAAACGCTAAAAGAAAGAGAAATGCACAAAAAATGAAACAGCAAGAACGCAATCAATAA